In Runella sp. SP2, the genomic window GCATTTAGCAAAAAGAAGGCAGCGATTGCAATTTTCATTTTGGTTCTGTCGGCTATTTTCTGTTCCACATTGCAAGTTACGGACGAATGATTAAAAATTATACCCAAAATGAAACCCTGGTTCTCCCCAAACAAATTTCGACCATTTATCATCCAACTGTTTGAATCCATCAGGTAACGTTGTGTGATAAGCACGGTGGGTAATGGCAATGGAGGGTTGAATAAAAAACTTATCCTTGAAAAGTTTGATGTGATAACCAACGCGGTAGGTGTTGAAAATCTGAAAGCCATTGTCAATTTTTTTGCCGTCATTATTCACAAATTTTTGCAATGTTGGCATGACATTCAGTTCGGCGTATAACCCTTTCCAAAAAAAACGTTGGTAAGCCACCGAAACGCCATATTCACGGACATACCCTGGGAATTTTTCTTCTGGTTTTCCGTAGGCTTTGTTTAAAAAGGGGTGAATGCCATTCGGCCAAGCATATTTCCATGTTTTTGGTTCTAAGGTAATTACATCTTTTCCCGTAATACGATAACCAATGTTGAGTTGGGCAAAATTGGGAGGATTGGTCGTGGCTAAATTGCCCAATAAAAATACCGTACTACCAACAAACCACTTTTTATAGGTGTTTTCTTGGTTGGCATATTGTGCCTTTACCTGTGAACAAATTACCAGCACCAAAGCAAGCCCAATCCATAAATTTTTCTTTTGCATGTCTGTTTTCATTAATGTTAAACGATGCTGCAAAAGTAGATAGAGGGGTTGCCTAACCTCGTTCACTTAAGTTAAGAAACGTACCTTAGCTTTTGTCTTTTTCCGTAATTCTGGCTCGTAGTCTGCTCAACGATTGGGGTTTGATGCCCAAATAGCTGGCTAATTGGTGTTGGGGTACCCGCTGAATCAAATCGGGTCTTTTATGGAGTAAGTTCAGGTAGCGTTGTTCGGGGGAAGAAGTTTTGAACTCGTCAAAGTCTATACGTTGTTTCGCCAACAATTCTTCCGATAGCATCCGACACATGATTTCAAACTTGGGAAACTTGCTGTTGACTTCTACTTCCATGTCCGAATTTGAAACGGTAATTATACTGTCTTCTACGCAACTGACGTAATAGTCGGACGGCATTTTGTTTATCACACAAGGGGGCGTCAAGGCTTCCATTTCGGTGTAGAAAGCAGTGGTTTTTTCTTCCCCGTCCAAAATATAATAGCTTCTAATACAGCCTTTGAGTACGAAGTAGCTCTCTTTCGATTTTTGTCCTTCTTTGAGTAAAATCGTCCCTTTCTTAACGGTGCGAAATAGGTCTAATGAAAGCAGGATGTTCTTCTCATCTTCGGTCAGGGTGATGTATTTTGAAATGAAGTCAAAAAGGGTGTTTTTCATGGTTTTGCTGTTGCTATTGTTGGTTATGCTTGGTGCAAAGGCGTTGCATTTATCCATTCAGTGACAATCTCTATCAATTCTGATTTTCCATTTTCGATGTCCTCCAGGGTTTTGAAAGTGATAATTGCGCGGTCATTTCCTTTCCAAACCAACCTCTTACTTTTATTCGCAATTAGTTTGTCTTCGGGTTGCGCTTGTTTGCTTACACCTCTATGAAAAATCAATTGTACTTGTTTCGTGGGAGGTTGAATTTTCATTGTAATTCTATCCGCATTGCCAACGCAGTAGTTGGGGCCGTTCCATTTGATATTTTCTGTTAAATCTGGATTTGCAGATAAAAGGTAATTTCTTAATTCCTCTATTTCTTTTCTAAACGGATGATTTTGCTCGTCCAAGAACTTTGTTACCTCTGTATTTTTCATTTTTTAAAAGCCTTATCTCTTACAGAATACGCTAAGGTAGTTTAATTTCATTACTTTCCGATAGCGCGAGTGTTCCACTGGTGCTGACTATTCCAAGGCTTCGAGCCTAGGCTGACAATCGAAAGGTTTATAAAGGCCATGTGTGGGATGCACGCGGTATCGGAGGTTGGGGTCACTCACTGCCAAGCTGGCCGCTTCTTGCTCCAGAGGAGCTAAATCTTCGTAGAAATAAATAATTGTCCTTCCCTAAAGCCCCGTTGGGGCGGCCGACGTTCGGTGACCTCTTTCACCAAGCGTCGGCCACTTGGATAGGGCTTTAGGGGAGGGGTTTATTATTTTTCTACTACAAAGGTTTTGCCTCTCCGAGGCGTTTAACCTATTAAAATAGAAAACTTGCCATAAGTATCAAAAAAGCTTTGTAATGTATTTATAGTGAGATGTTTGTCGATTGAGAAGTAGCGACGAATAAACTCAAAATGCGTAGCCCTTCTCCCGCTCGCCCCAACCAGCAAGCTCTCCCTTTTAAGGTGTGCCCGCCCCGATAATCTGTCGGGGCGGACAAAGAAGAGTTATTGTTTTTTTCGTAGTGTATTCACTTGGATGTGTGGCCAGCGCGTAGTACCGCCGTCGGTTCCAAAATGAAATTCAAAAAACTGGATTTGCTCGTATTGTAATTGCAACACCTCCTCGCCGTTTTCAATAATCTTTTCAATCCACATACGAAAGTTCATTTCGGTGGTAGGAGTAAATCTGTTGATAAAAGGAGTATTGAGAATTCCGCCTTCAGGCCCACCCTGTTCTCTGGAAGTCAGTTCAATTAAACTGTATTCTTTGAATTTTTGTCCTTTGATGGCGTCGCGTAACCGTAAATCAGGCCGAACAGAATAGGGGTAAAATTCACTTGCCAATATACGTTGCGTGTAGGTTCGGTTTCCGCTAGGGTCTTGGTCTGGCATACTTGTGTCATGCACCCATGCAGGAGCAGGTTCATCAAGGTTAATGGGAGTGTCAGGCGTAGTTCCTGCACCACCCATACTTTGAGAAATGGCAAGGTGATTGAAGTCCCATGTTGCAGTACCTTCAGGAAAAACAGGAGATGTACCATCATAATTTTCGGAGTGGGTTCCTAATAATAAAATGGTACTTCCGTGCGGAATCGTTCCACTGCGAGAGATACTGTAGGCTGAGACGTAGTTGGGGCCTTCGGCTCCTGCCCCTGCGGCAAGTTCAGGAAAGCCAATGTCGGTCATAATAGATTCATTATCAGCTGGATGATTGTAAATGTCATTCAGACGAAGGTACATACCGTTTTCTTCGTGAAGCCCTTTTCCTGTCAAATCTTTGATGCTTTGTTCGTACTTGACTGCTGCGCAAAATTGTTCATTGGCTCCTCCTCGATTCCGAACCATGCCAGGCACCAACGTGAATGTAAGTTCTTCGGTGTACTCTTGGATTAGAAAATGAAACTTACCAGGAATCATTTCGGAGCTTGTACCAGGTGAGGGCATACATATTGTGAATAATCCCCATCCAGTGGTGTTGTTATCTGGATTGTGGTTGACCCATGTTCCTTCGAGTGCTTTAAGTACTCCATAATCGGCGTCTTCATCCACCACTTTTGGTGAAAATTTTTTGATGTCTGACATTTTTTTAGGGTTTAAGAAATATAAAATTGATTGAGTAAATTCCAGTGTGAGTTCCCTACCAATGCTACAGTTCGGGGCTAATAAACGGATATTGGGTATCGTCCACGATGGGATGAACATCAAAAAAGTCGTTCAGAACTGACTCCGCCGTGCAGTAGGCTCCCTCCACCCACGCTTGGTCGTTGGAGTAGGCTTCGCCAACGATGTAGATGTTCAAATCTTTGTTTACAAGTTGGGAGGGCTTACGGATTTTTCGTTGTACGTCATTGATGTCATAATGAGCCGCCCAGGCATGATAACCTGCGTTGAAAGGAGGAAGCGACCAGTCCATATAGCGTGCTTCCAAGGGCTCAGGGACAAGCGTGTAGTCTGAACCTGGGCCAAAATGTATCTCGGCGAGTTGCTTTCGAAGCATTGTAATCATGTTATTTGGGCATTTTTTAGGACCTTGAAGAGGCTGAATATTATCGATACTCGGGATAGTACGGTCTTCGTCGGTATTCAGTTCTAGTTCTTTCCAAAAATCAGTAAACATTTCGTCGTCATAGCTTGCCAAAATCCCATAGATTGGTTTTTGCGTTTTATCGAGGGCATTATTGCCAAAATAAACCACCATTCGTATCGGCGTATCTGTCACACTTGGGCCAATCGAATTAGGCTTGCCTTGTTGCTCTAGTCGTGGTTTGTATTTGGCATTCATCCACCATTCGCAGTCAAAAAATAACCCCACTTTGTAGGAAGGTTGTACAATGGCTGCTTCCAAGTAGTTTTGAACCGATGCTTGATTGAGCACGTCATAGGTACCTTTGGGGGCATGGTGGTAACGCGTAGCCTGAGCGACCAATTCGATGGAGTGGCGAGGCATGGCTAACCAAGCGGCATCTGTCTCTTCTACGGCATTTGAAAGCCAAGGCGATTCTCTTGACGCAATTTTAAATCGCACTTTGTTGGTGGTTTCGTCAGCCAAAATGGAATGGAGGCGCGTATTTGGTGTGTACCTAAAATCAATTCCTTTGTCGCGTGCCAGTTGGACAATCGAATTGAACAACGCATTGAACATCATCGAAAAACCGTGGGTTAACGTTTTGTATTCGGTGCCTGGCATAAATTCATCGTTGGCCTCAAAGGCGACGGAAGAATTCCAGTTAATGACGTTGGACGAATACCCGTTTCCATCTGCGGCATAATCATAGCCTTCGTTGGTTAGTTGGTCATACATGATATTCCAATAGCCGATGTTTCTGACTAAATCGCCATTCTTAAAAACCGAATTTGTATCGGTGTCGTACTTCAATCGTCCGTATTTGTTGAACTCAAGCCAATCGAGGCGAGTCTTTGGGTAATCTTGGGTAATGGCCAATTTCCCAACCTCGTTCATTCCGTAGAAAGGAGTTTGGGCAGCTCCACCATTAGGGATATTGTAAGGAGCAGGATTGCTTGCGCTAATCTCACTGCTGTACATGTTTTTGTGCCTGAGGTAATAAAGTGGGTCAGCAGATTCGTCGAACTCCACCGAATACTGGTCGAGGTTTAGCAGTTCAATTACCTTTGACACCACTTTATGGCCCGATTGTGTTGTTTCGTTCCACTGAGAATAGCGCATTCCTCCCAATTCTAAATAAGAGGCTTCGGGGTCGTTGTTGAAATGCCAAGTACAGATGCGAGCCCCTGCGGCTCTAGTGCCCCTGTGCTCATCATTGAAGTCATATTGCCCCCAATCATAAAGCTCCACCACATCTCCCTCGTGCAGTTGTTTTAATTTTCCTTTTTCTGTCGTTGTTTCACCGTTTAGCAAGCGCCAAATGGTGTAAAGGCCAGAGGCGCCCGCGCCAAAGATGGAGTACTTTTTCATGTGTGTTGGGTTTAGATGTTTTTGAGGTGTTTATCGGTTAATTTAAAGTGACTGATGTCGTATTCCGTTGTTTGGTTCAGCGTCAAATCGCTTAGTATTTTTCCCATCAGTGGAATAAATTTTCCTGCCCAACCCGTGGCATAAAGCACTATGTTTTGGTGGTTTGGAACGAAGCTGGGCGCAAAATCGACAATCAATTCTTTGGAGGCATTGTTGCTCAAGGCCATAAAACAAGTGGAGGTATGATACGGACGTGGGTCAATGCCTGTCATGTGGTTTTTAACCCACTCCGACGTTAAGGCCAACTCTTCTTTATTGGGAATAGAGGTTCGCTGAGAGGGGTCGGTGAGCGGATTAATGACAAAATCGGGGGCGACTCGGATGTAACCAGGGTAATCCCAATCTACCGCAGGAAATCCGTAAAACTCGTTTCCATCTTTTCCTTTGGGTGGTTGGAACACAAACCACGTAGGATAGTTGATAGAGGGATCCGTCAGTTTAAAATAAGCAGATGACATGTTCCAATAGGTCACATTCAAGTAAATGCGCAGGAGGCTCGTTACCTCATCGACGTATGGCCCAGGTACTAAAACCAGTTTCTTTGAAGTGTAGGTGGTGTTTCCTACGGTAACTTGAATGTCTTGGTTCGCTGATGAAGTGATTTTATCTACTTTTGAATGCTCTTTCAATGAGATAAATGGAGACGTAGCACACAAACTGTGAAGGGTTTCAACCGTATTTTTTAAATTAATACTAGCTCCATCTTTTTGAAATAATCCCTCGTACGTAGAAGGTAAATTCTTAAAGTGGTATTTGTTTTGAATGTCAGTAGCATTCAATTTAGTGTAAGGAATCTGTTGATTGGTTAAGGCTTGTTCTGCTAGTTTTATATTCCCTTCGGTGGTTTGTACATCGGGGTCTCCAAACCATAACGTCCCTACTTTTTTCATCAACTCCAATTTGGTTTGGCTCTGGAGGTCTTCCCAATAGGGTTCACTTTGAACCACCAATTTTACCATGTACTCTTCTGGGTAGGGTATTCTGAATTGCCGAGTAAACCCCGCAGAACTTCCCAGTTGGTTCTGAAAAGTAAACCGTTCAAGCACAAGTGTTTTTACCTTTTCTTTGCTTAATTGATAAGCCGTGGATAGCCCCATCGAACCTCCACCTACTATGATTACATCGTAGTTATTCATTGGAATAAATTGAAAAAAGATGATTGAAGAAACACTATTCAGGGCAACAAACTGTACCTCTGATTTCTCCGAAAACGCAGCTACCCTTTCCCCATGTTTTGCCTAATGACAAAGGAGTTGTTGTCGGGGTCGCAGAAGAAAAAGAAGAGGTCAATGAAGCCTTCGTCGGAAGTGTTGGAAATGATGTATTTGTCATCGCCTTCGCCACCGCCCATTGGCATCACTACCACGCCTTGCTGGAGTAAATCCTGTAAAGTCGCCTTTATATCGTCCACGATAAAACTGGGCACCGTGCCGTTGGCGGGCATGGATGGGTAGGGCGCGTCGATGTCTTTGTACAGCCCAATGGTGAACGTCCCACCCTGTGCGCAGGGAGCATTCATTTCGACATAGGAGTTGGTGCTGTAGGTGCCTCCGTCGCTGATGGTATAGCGTTCATCCACGGTAAATCCCAAAACATTCTCGTAAAATGCCCGTGAGCGCAGCACGTCGCTGACCGATAGCTTGGTGACTAATTGTTGTAATTGAAAGTTCATAGTTGGGTAGTGGGTTGAACAAATTCATACGACGGCCCAATGGTGTAGCCATCCTGCCCTGGGAAAGGCATTTCGGCGAGTTTTTGGCAAGCAAGCCTCAAATCAAACATCAGCCCGATGGTATTGTTCAGGTTATCAGGATGGCCGTTGAAGGTTTGGTGTAGCCCAAAAAGTAGGTTACTGTACGTCTGATTAAAGGAGTCCAACAACCGACGTTCTTCGGAGCCTTCGGGCAACATCTCCGCTTTGGTATTGGGGTACAGCGGAAGCACGTTAGAGGGATCAAACGGGATGACGGGACCCGTAAACGAATAGCCATTGGGGGCATTGGGATCTCTAACGAGTTCTCTGCCTTTGTACAATTCTTCAAACTTATAATAGTGGGCAAGTTCGTCGTCGGTACCCAACGGCGATACTTCGCTTCCTTCTCCTTGTTCTACAATGACGTTGATAGCATTGATGGCGTCCGTTTTGGTCAGGATGGGGTAGAGGAGGTCGGAAGAGAAAAAGCTGGAAGTTACCTGTTTGGCGGGATTGCCAGGCAATTCGTCGGGGGCGAGCTCGGCTATTTTGGCCTGCAATGCCCGATAAAAATCGCCGATGGTTTTGTAGGTAGCCTCGGTTGCTGCCAGTGCCATGGTTTTAAACTCGATGGGGTTTTCGGGTTCTTCAATTTCCATAAAAACGTTTTGTACCACATCGAGGGAGTATTTTTCGATGCCCACAATGAGCGAACCACCAATGCCCATGGGTAAATGCGTGGGGTAATTGGGGACAAAATCGGGGCGTGAAATGGCGGGGCATCCTCCCACGGCATTGAGGATGTTGGCGGCAATGGTCATGTGCAACATTTCTTCAATCACAATCGAGTGAATCACTTTTCGGGTGTCAGACTCGGTATTGGCTTTGAACGAAAACAACGCGGTTAGGTACGGAGGAATGGTGGAATGTTCCAACTCAATGGCATTTTGCAGCATCGGAAAAAGCTCCGCTAAGCTTTTTGCATTTTGTACCGCACTTACAAATTTTGGACTTATCTTGAGCATGATGGTTATTCAGGTTTAGAATTCAAACAGATTGGTTAATGCTGGGAAATTAATCAAAGAGCCATTTTTGGCTTTGGTGGCCTCGACCAACTTTTGTTGCTGCTCAGAAGGCGCTGCCGTGTCGAGCTCGGCGTTTGCGTCAACGCTTTTCAGTTTTATTCCTCTGGCGGCAGCGGTGGCTGGGTCATCGACGATGGGGTTGTCCAACCACTTCAAAATCGTGAGCCGCTTGGTTTCGGATAAGTCCCGCGTGGCGGGCATGTAAATGGGGTCGTGGATGTCGCGGGTAAAAGCAAATTTCAAGATGTCCTTTTTGGCAATCATTGCCTGTGGATCGGCAAAATTGATGAAGTACTTGCTCATAATGGGGTACAGGTTGGCAAACTGCGTCATCATGTCCGAAATATCGCTCCAAGTGGGGGTTTCGGGGATGGGGAAATCGTCCCGTAAATGGATAGAAATGGACATGGGCGCGGCTCCTGGAATGGCGCTGTCTG contains:
- a CDS encoding Crp/Fnr family transcriptional regulator, which codes for MKNTLFDFISKYITLTEDEKNILLSLDLFRTVKKGTILLKEGQKSKESYFVLKGCIRSYYILDGEEKTTAFYTEMEALTPPCVINKMPSDYYVSCVEDSIITVSNSDMEVEVNSKFPKFEIMCRMLSEELLAKQRIDFDEFKTSSPEQRYLNLLHKRPDLIQRVPQHQLASYLGIKPQSLSRLRARITEKDKS
- a CDS encoding DUF1801 domain-containing protein, with the protein product MKNTEVTKFLDEQNHPFRKEIEELRNYLLSANPDLTENIKWNGPNYCVGNADRITMKIQPPTKQVQLIFHRGVSKQAQPEDKLIANKSKRLVWKGNDRAIITFKTLEDIENGKSELIEIVTEWINATPLHQA
- a CDS encoding peroxidase, FMP-type; translation: MSDIKKFSPKVVDEDADYGVLKALEGTWVNHNPDNNTTGWGLFTICMPSPGTSSEMIPGKFHFLIQEYTEELTFTLVPGMVRNRGGANEQFCAAVKYEQSIKDLTGKGLHEENGMYLRLNDIYNHPADNESIMTDIGFPELAAGAGAEGPNYVSAYSISRSGTIPHGSTILLLGTHSENYDGTSPVFPEGTATWDFNHLAISQSMGGAGTTPDTPINLDEPAPAWVHDTSMPDQDPSGNRTYTQRILASEFYPYSVRPDLRLRDAIKGQKFKEYSLIELTSREQGGPEGGILNTPFINRFTPTTEMNFRMWIEKIIENGEEVLQLQYEQIQFFEFHFGTDGGTTRWPHIQVNTLRKKQ
- a CDS encoding FAD-dependent oxidoreductase — protein: MNNYDVIIVGGGSMGLSTAYQLSKEKVKTLVLERFTFQNQLGSSAGFTRQFRIPYPEEYMVKLVVQSEPYWEDLQSQTKLELMKKVGTLWFGDPDVQTTEGNIKLAEQALTNQQIPYTKLNATDIQNKYHFKNLPSTYEGLFQKDGASINLKNTVETLHSLCATSPFISLKEHSKVDKITSSANQDIQVTVGNTTYTSKKLVLVPGPYVDEVTSLLRIYLNVTYWNMSSAYFKLTDPSINYPTWFVFQPPKGKDGNEFYGFPAVDWDYPGYIRVAPDFVINPLTDPSQRTSIPNKEELALTSEWVKNHMTGIDPRPYHTSTCFMALSNNASKELIVDFAPSFVPNHQNIVLYATGWAGKFIPLMGKILSDLTLNQTTEYDISHFKLTDKHLKNI
- a CDS encoding VOC family protein encodes the protein MNFQLQQLVTKLSVSDVLRSRAFYENVLGFTVDERYTISDGGTYSTNSYVEMNAPCAQGGTFTIGLYKDIDAPYPSMPANGTVPSFIVDDIKATLQDLLQQGVVVMPMGGGEGDDKYIISNTSDEGFIDLFFFFCDPDNNSFVIRQNMGKG
- a CDS encoding ferritin-like protein gives rise to the protein MLKISPKFVSAVQNAKSLAELFPMLQNAIELEHSTIPPYLTALFSFKANTESDTRKVIHSIVIEEMLHMTIAANILNAVGGCPAISRPDFVPNYPTHLPMGIGGSLIVGIEKYSLDVVQNVFMEIEEPENPIEFKTMALAATEATYKTIGDFYRALQAKIAELAPDELPGNPAKQVTSSFFSSDLLYPILTKTDAINAINVIVEQGEGSEVSPLGTDDELAHYYKFEELYKGRELVRDPNAPNGYSFTGPVIPFDPSNVLPLYPNTKAEMLPEGSEERRLLDSFNQTYSNLLFGLHQTFNGHPDNLNNTIGLMFDLRLACQKLAEMPFPGQDGYTIGPSYEFVQPTTQL